From Candidatus Sphingomonas colombiensis, one genomic window encodes:
- a CDS encoding FAD-dependent monooxygenase — protein MRNLDTDVLIAGGGPVGMTLALELARHGVRSILVERNPATTTHPKMDLTNGRSMELFRRLGISDKLRAAGVPASEPLDIVWATGPLGHVLHRFSYPSPAASAEIARLANDGSGTREPSMRVSQIVLEPVLKNEIDSNPLIDVRFGWKYTGLEQDADSITSTIVRGEDGEEIKIRARYLAGCDGGGSKVRRDLGIDLEGQHAIAQAFMVHFRSDDIDTLGRFGLAYHLQTLKGTIIAQNNKDIFTLHVVGCDADSDPAALLRDFVGRDFEFEILVANPWTPHVVVATQYRSGRAFLCGDAAHQFIPTGGYGMNTGIGDAIDLGWKLAATIQGWGDDALLDTYDTERRTTAIRNRDMAFGHLGTRVAIGEQLAQNAADPSIDDIEAAGRRMALGEAIRNLGNAENESWGIEHGFRYEGSPINVDDGLPTNFDPMRCDGQLRSGGRLPHIFLADGRAIFDQLGPAFTLIVIGNADISDIKAAAGNIPLKVVQLELEPVFERWPSRLILLRPDQHISWHASEPPESWTDILKTATGRMTA, from the coding sequence GTGCGAAACCTCGATACCGACGTCCTGATCGCGGGCGGCGGGCCGGTCGGCATGACATTGGCCCTCGAACTTGCACGACATGGCGTGCGCTCGATTCTCGTCGAGCGAAACCCCGCCACTACAACACATCCCAAGATGGATCTCACCAATGGCCGCAGCATGGAGTTGTTCAGGCGCCTGGGGATAAGCGACAAATTGCGGGCGGCGGGCGTTCCCGCGAGCGAACCGCTTGATATCGTATGGGCGACCGGCCCGCTGGGCCATGTCCTGCACCGCTTTTCCTATCCCTCGCCAGCAGCGTCGGCGGAGATCGCGCGTCTCGCCAACGACGGCAGTGGGACGCGAGAGCCTTCAATGCGCGTTTCACAGATCGTGCTCGAGCCTGTTCTTAAGAACGAGATCGATTCCAATCCGTTGATCGATGTCCGATTTGGATGGAAATATACCGGCCTGGAGCAGGATGCCGACTCTATTACCAGCACGATCGTGCGCGGCGAAGACGGAGAAGAAATAAAGATCAGGGCACGCTATCTTGCCGGCTGCGACGGCGGGGGAAGCAAAGTGAGACGCGATCTCGGCATCGATCTCGAGGGCCAGCACGCAATCGCCCAAGCCTTCATGGTTCATTTCCGAAGCGACGATATCGACACGTTAGGCCGCTTTGGACTTGCCTATCACCTTCAGACGCTCAAGGGCACGATCATTGCCCAGAACAACAAAGATATCTTCACGCTCCACGTCGTCGGGTGCGATGCCGATTCCGATCCGGCAGCATTGCTTCGGGACTTTGTAGGTCGCGACTTCGAATTCGAAATACTCGTTGCCAATCCCTGGACACCGCATGTCGTGGTCGCGACCCAATATCGTTCTGGACGCGCCTTTCTTTGCGGCGATGCAGCGCATCAATTCATCCCGACCGGCGGCTATGGGATGAACACGGGCATTGGCGACGCGATCGATCTTGGGTGGAAACTCGCCGCGACTATCCAGGGATGGGGCGACGATGCGCTGCTCGATACCTATGATACTGAGCGCCGCACAACGGCTATCCGCAACCGGGACATGGCGTTCGGTCACCTCGGAACCCGCGTCGCTATTGGTGAGCAACTCGCACAGAATGCGGCAGACCCGTCGATCGACGATATCGAAGCCGCCGGCCGCAGAATGGCGCTGGGCGAGGCAATCCGCAACCTCGGCAATGCCGAGAATGAGAGTTGGGGCATCGAGCATGGCTTCCGCTACGAAGGGTCGCCGATCAACGTCGACGACGGCCTCCCCACCAATTTCGACCCGATGCGCTGCGATGGACAGCTGCGTTCCGGTGGGCGACTGCCGCATATCTTCCTAGCCGATGGCCGCGCTATCTTTGACCAACTTGGCCCGGCTTTCACACTCATCGTGATCGGCAACGCCGACATCAGCGACATCAAAGCCGCGGCCGGCAACATTCCGCTGAAGGTGGTGCAGTTGGAACTCGAACCTGTGTTTGAACGCTGGCCATCGCGTCTGATCCTGCTTCGCCCCGATCAGCATATCAGTTGGCACGCCTCGGAGCCGCCAGAAAGCTGGACAGATATTCTGAAGACCGCAACCGGAAGGATGACCGCATGA
- a CDS encoding DUF3598 domain-containing protein: MQIITQQQPIVADQAGVWEGEYVHLDADHNIIDRHKSRLVCRLNDGPDGVAKLSQTNIYTWADGTQEIRYFDGIFQGDRIWIKNDLIDGFVGALNYDETNRTIMVGWTRTHEPDFRYYEMITVAEDGEAKNRTWHWYRKGRLFQRTVINENRISRDWQAHDDPSYYSYRPRAAL; encoded by the coding sequence ATGCAGATCATTACCCAACAGCAACCGATCGTCGCGGATCAGGCAGGGGTGTGGGAGGGCGAATATGTCCATCTCGACGCCGATCACAACATCATCGATCGCCATAAATCGCGGTTGGTTTGCCGGCTGAACGATGGCCCCGACGGCGTCGCCAAGCTGAGCCAGACCAATATCTACACCTGGGCCGATGGCACGCAGGAAATCCGCTATTTCGACGGCATTTTTCAGGGTGACCGCATCTGGATCAAGAACGATCTGATCGACGGTTTTGTCGGCGCGCTCAATTATGACGAGACGAACCGCACGATCATGGTGGGCTGGACGCGCACTCACGAACCCGATTTCCGCTATTACGAGATGATCACCGTCGCCGAAGACGGCGAAGCGAAGAACCGGACCTGGCATTGGTATCGCAAAGGCCGACTGTTCCAGCGCACCGTGATCAACGAAAACCGAATTTCGCGCGACTGGCAGGCTCATGACGACCCGAGCTATTACAGCTATCGCCCGCGGGCGGCGCTATGA
- a CDS encoding LysR family transcriptional regulator, producing MESRQVRHFLAAYDTGSFAAAAEKLGLSQQAVSKSILRLEALLGVRLFERDGRRVRPTAYAELFLPHARTIAAETDRFRADLGDMMGGREGRLRIGVGPSAAADVVARAVMLLAADRPKVRLNVLAGIYEMMVNDLLLGKLDVIVAVRQVERIDPLIREQTLGDIPYAILAGARHPLAAREGLTLADLQGAQWIGGANIGAVEKAIEASFRAAGVPRPRPEIETTSVIFAQAMLDGGTHLAILPEMLMARDIRAGRVVTLDIDAGSWTRPLIVATRVRAPNPPVVEAFMSKLAEVMRQTDPR from the coding sequence ATGGAATCGCGCCAGGTCCGTCACTTTCTCGCCGCTTATGATACGGGAAGCTTTGCCGCCGCCGCCGAGAAACTGGGCTTGAGCCAGCAGGCGGTCAGCAAAAGCATCCTGCGGCTGGAGGCGCTTTTGGGGGTGCGCTTGTTCGAGCGCGATGGGCGGCGTGTCCGACCGACCGCATATGCCGAACTGTTCCTGCCGCACGCGCGCACCATAGCGGCGGAGACGGACCGGTTTCGCGCAGATCTTGGTGACATGATGGGCGGTCGCGAAGGGCGGTTGCGGATCGGCGTTGGCCCAAGTGCGGCCGCGGACGTGGTCGCCCGCGCGGTGATGTTACTGGCGGCGGATCGCCCCAAAGTGCGCCTGAACGTACTCGCCGGTATTTACGAGATGATGGTCAACGACTTGCTGCTTGGAAAGCTCGACGTGATCGTGGCGGTGCGTCAGGTAGAGCGAATAGATCCGCTGATCCGGGAGCAGACCCTTGGCGATATTCCCTATGCCATTCTTGCCGGCGCGCGCCATCCGTTAGCGGCGCGAGAGGGCCTTACTCTTGCAGATCTTCAGGGCGCACAATGGATCGGCGGGGCCAATATCGGGGCGGTAGAGAAAGCGATCGAAGCCAGCTTTAGAGCTGCGGGCGTGCCTCGCCCGCGTCCTGAAATTGAAACGACATCGGTGATCTTCGCTCAGGCGATGCTGGATGGCGGGACGCATCTGGCGATCCTGCCCGAAATGCTGATGGCGCGTGATATCAGGGCCGGGCGCGTCGTCACGCTCGACATTGATGCGGGATCATGGACGCGCCCGCTGATCGTCGCCACGCGTGTCCGCGCGCCAAATCCTCCGGTTGTCGAGGCCTTCATGAGCAAACTGGCCGAAGTGATGCGTCAAACAGATCCCCGCTAA
- a CDS encoding transketolase, with the protein MATALAYDRDETINALNTLDTRLLWLSSWMIHNANNIRPKRDGLKVGGHQASCASMTAIMAALYFHALRPQDKVAVKPHAGPVLHAIHYLIGEQSRDRMEKFRGLGGVQSYPSRTKDAIPVDFSTGSVGLGVAITAFTSLVQDYLIAHGKVKEEDAGRMIALMGDAELDEGNIYECLIEGYKHDLRNCWWIVDYNRQSLDATTADRMFRRFDDIFETCGWRVVTLKYGKLQQAAFARPGGKTLQQWIDNCPNAEFAALTYQGGSAWRTRLLADIGDKPNVKKLLSELDDKALAKLMTNLGGHCIETIVDAFDAADDDRPTLFIAYTVKGNGLPLAGHKDNHSGMMNTSQIHQLRDSLSIPEGTEWEKWGGLGNNVASRLQAFVDQSPIAKKLRETAADPVPVPATLPVPEGAEQSTQAAFGRVLLDLAKSGEPVADRIVTTAPDVTQTTNLGAFVNQRGLFRRSELADVFQKAKIPSAQKWIQHAAGQHIELGIAENNFFLLLASLGLAAPHFGTRLLPVGTVYDPFISRGLDALNYGCYQDSRFLLIGTPSGITLAGEGGAHQSINTPLIGMGQPNLDYYEPAYADEVALLMRHAFEHMQKPEGSSVYLRLSTRVIAQIERANDGWKEDAILGGYWLKRPRLKAEAAIIFTGVVAPEALAAWEILSEDIPGIGLLNITSPDLLHRGWSSRRAARWTGRSPAPSHIERLLSELAPDAALVTVLDGSPAALSWIGGVRGDPVSPLGTESFGQTGDAPDLYSLYRIDAEAIVDAAAELFLAN; encoded by the coding sequence ATGGCCACAGCGCTCGCATATGATCGCGACGAGACTATCAATGCCCTGAACACCCTCGACACGCGGCTTCTCTGGCTGTCGTCGTGGATGATCCACAATGCGAACAATATTCGGCCGAAACGCGACGGCCTGAAGGTAGGCGGCCACCAGGCAAGCTGCGCCTCGATGACGGCGATCATGGCGGCACTCTATTTCCATGCGCTGCGCCCACAGGACAAGGTGGCCGTAAAACCCCACGCGGGGCCGGTATTGCATGCGATCCATTATCTGATCGGCGAGCAGTCGCGTGATCGCATGGAGAAGTTTCGCGGGCTCGGCGGCGTTCAGAGCTATCCTTCGCGCACCAAGGACGCGATCCCTGTCGATTTCTCGACCGGTTCGGTCGGCCTTGGCGTCGCGATTACCGCCTTCACCAGCCTCGTGCAGGATTATCTGATCGCGCATGGAAAGGTGAAGGAAGAAGACGCCGGGCGGATGATCGCATTGATGGGCGACGCCGAGCTTGATGAGGGCAACATTTATGAATGCCTGATCGAAGGCTACAAGCACGATCTTCGCAACTGCTGGTGGATCGTCGACTATAATCGTCAGTCGCTCGATGCGACGACCGCCGACCGTATGTTCCGCCGCTTCGACGATATCTTCGAAACCTGCGGCTGGCGCGTCGTGACCCTCAAATATGGCAAGTTGCAACAAGCGGCCTTTGCGCGCCCGGGGGGCAAGACGCTCCAGCAGTGGATCGACAATTGCCCCAACGCAGAGTTCGCCGCCCTCACCTATCAGGGCGGATCGGCCTGGCGCACCCGGCTGCTTGCCGACATCGGTGACAAGCCCAACGTCAAGAAGCTGCTCTCCGAACTCGACGACAAGGCGCTGGCGAAACTGATGACCAATCTCGGTGGCCATTGCATCGAGACGATCGTCGATGCCTTCGACGCTGCTGACGACGACCGCCCGACCTTGTTCATCGCCTATACGGTGAAGGGAAACGGCCTGCCGCTCGCGGGGCACAAGGATAATCACTCGGGCATGATGAATACGAGCCAGATCCATCAGTTACGAGACAGCCTGTCGATTCCGGAAGGCACCGAGTGGGAAAAATGGGGCGGCCTCGGCAACAACGTCGCATCGAGGCTCCAGGCCTTTGTCGACCAGAGCCCCATAGCGAAGAAGCTACGCGAGACCGCCGCCGATCCCGTCCCAGTTCCCGCGACCCTACCCGTTCCCGAGGGCGCCGAGCAGTCGACCCAAGCAGCCTTCGGACGCGTCCTCCTCGATCTCGCCAAGTCGGGCGAGCCCGTAGCCGACCGCATCGTCACCACCGCGCCCGACGTGACGCAGACCACCAATCTCGGCGCCTTCGTCAACCAGCGCGGCCTCTTCCGTCGATCCGAGCTAGCCGACGTCTTTCAGAAGGCTAAGATCCCCTCGGCGCAGAAATGGATCCAGCATGCAGCGGGCCAACACATCGAACTCGGGATCGCCGAGAATAATTTCTTCCTGCTGCTCGCCTCGCTCGGGCTTGCCGCGCCGCACTTCGGGACGCGACTGCTTCCTGTCGGCACCGTCTACGACCCCTTCATTTCGCGCGGGCTCGATGCCCTCAACTATGGGTGCTATCAGGACTCGCGCTTCCTCCTGATTGGCACCCCCTCGGGCATAACGCTCGCGGGCGAAGGTGGGGCGCACCAGTCGATCAACACGCCGCTCATCGGAATGGGCCAGCCGAACCTCGACTATTATGAACCCGCCTATGCGGACGAAGTCGCGCTGCTCATGCGACACGCGTTCGAGCATATGCAGAAGCCCGAGGGAAGCTCGGTCTATCTGCGACTATCGACGCGCGTGATCGCCCAGATCGAGCGGGCGAACGATGGCTGGAAGGAAGACGCGATCCTGGGTGGCTACTGGCTGAAGCGGCCACGCCTCAAGGCCGAGGCGGCGATCATTTTTACCGGCGTCGTGGCGCCGGAGGCTCTCGCGGCCTGGGAGATATTGTCCGAGGACATCCCGGGCATCGGCCTCCTCAACATCACCTCTCCCGACCTGTTGCACCGCGGCTGGTCATCGCGCCGCGCGGCGCGTTGGACGGGGCGATCGCCGGCGCCCAGCCATATCGAGCGCCTTCTTAGCGAACTCGCCCCCGACGCGGCGCTCGTCACGGTGCTCGACGGCTCGCCCGCCGCGCTGTCTTGGATCGGCGGGGTCCGCGGTGACCCTGTCAGTCCGCTCGGTACTGAAAGCTTCGGTCAAACGGGCGACGCGCCCGATCTCTATTCGCTCTACCGCATCGACGCCGAAGCGATCGTCGATGCGGCGGCCGAACTCTTCCTGGCGAACTGA
- a CDS encoding nuclear transport factor 2 family protein: MSDLDAMDVRAECSNIIAGFAAHVDNRRFAEAVALFAPDGIFERPDLTARGHGEIAGLWADRPASFKTRHLCHQTWFEEINADLVRTVTAFTLYQTSHDGEGLPSVPAPIAIAEFHDEFRRFDGAWRIAHRRSVPAMFG, encoded by the coding sequence ATGAGCGATCTCGACGCGATGGATGTTCGAGCGGAGTGCAGCAACATCATCGCTGGCTTCGCCGCACATGTCGATAATCGACGCTTTGCCGAAGCGGTCGCGCTGTTTGCGCCCGACGGCATATTCGAGCGGCCCGACCTCACCGCCCGTGGACACGGAGAGATCGCAGGACTCTGGGCGGATCGGCCCGCATCATTTAAAACCCGGCATCTTTGCCATCAGACATGGTTCGAGGAGATAAACGCAGACCTCGTGCGAACCGTGACCGCCTTCACGCTCTATCAAACGAGCCATGACGGAGAAGGACTTCCAAGCGTCCCCGCTCCGATCGCCATCGCGGAATTTCACGACGAATTTCGGCGCTTTGATGGAGCATGGCGCATAGCACACCGCCGTTCCGTGCCCGCGATGTTCGGCTAG
- a CDS encoding 2-hydroxyacid dehydrogenase, whose amino-acid sequence MNRPAILMTVPMHPAVTAGLGEHFSVHHLWEQADPDAFLLTYGGVIRGVATGALYGRLGEALFSRLPALEIVASFGVGYDNIDAQAAATRGIVVTNTPGVLADEVADLTIGLLLATIRQLPQAERFLRAGRWLERAFPLSPTLRGRRVGILGLGGIGKAVARRLEGFDIAIAYHGRNRQEGVAYPWYPTPLALAEACDVLIATLPGGAATRHIIDAAVLKALGANGIFVNVARGSVVDELALCAALADGTILAAGLDVYANEPHLSPALLELPNVVLLPHIGSATERTRGAMGRLVADNLVSWFEHGRALTPVAETRF is encoded by the coding sequence ATGAATCGCCCCGCCATCCTGATGACAGTGCCCATGCATCCCGCCGTGACCGCGGGCTTGGGCGAACACTTCTCCGTGCATCATTTGTGGGAGCAAGCCGATCCCGACGCATTTCTCTTAACATACGGTGGCGTGATCCGCGGCGTGGCCACCGGCGCGCTCTACGGGCGGCTCGGTGAGGCGCTTTTCTCGAGGCTGCCTGCGTTGGAGATCGTGGCGAGTTTCGGGGTCGGTTACGACAATATCGACGCACAGGCGGCGGCCACACGCGGAATAGTGGTCACGAACACGCCCGGTGTGCTTGCCGATGAGGTGGCAGACCTCACGATCGGATTGCTGCTGGCGACGATCCGGCAATTGCCTCAGGCTGAACGTTTCCTTCGTGCAGGACGATGGTTGGAACGCGCATTCCCGCTCTCGCCGACGCTGCGCGGCCGGCGTGTAGGCATTCTCGGGTTGGGCGGGATAGGTAAGGCGGTAGCCCGACGACTTGAGGGGTTCGATATCGCGATCGCCTATCACGGACGCAATCGACAAGAGGGCGTTGCTTATCCCTGGTATCCTACGCCGCTGGCGTTAGCCGAGGCGTGTGATGTACTCATTGCGACGCTGCCGGGGGGCGCGGCAACACGCCATATCATCGATGCCGCAGTGCTAAAGGCGCTCGGCGCAAATGGCATATTCGTGAATGTCGCACGCGGAAGCGTCGTCGATGAGCTTGCCCTGTGCGCTGCGCTTGCGGACGGCACCATCCTCGCAGCTGGTCTCGACGTTTATGCCAATGAACCGCACTTGTCGCCGGCGCTACTGGAACTCCCCAACGTCGTGCTGCTGCCGCACATCGGATCTGCCACGGAGCGTACCCGAGGTGCTATGGGGCGACTTGTCGCCGACAATCTTGTGTCCTGGTTTGAGCATGGGCGAGCATTAACGCCAGTTGCCGAGACGCGATTTTAG
- a CDS encoding FAD-binding oxidoreductase codes for MTHRPLIDALTAKLGADAIRTDDDALALAASDIHVVGERPAAVVVPCETAQLAAAVATASALGYAVLPRGGGLSYTGGYAPPSPKSVTIDLRGMNRILDIAERDLTITVQAGVTWKQIYDALKPRGLRLPFIGTFSGAGATIGGGLSHGALFFGSARYGCAADSVLGIDAVLADGTLLRTGQRSLTVCGKPILRSFGPDLTGLLTHDGGMFGIKTEATFRLIQTPAEQGFASFAFTDIAQAADALSEIARCDLAEEVYLLDPSAAGTIAAAPAKMAKTAIAVARGAGGARKAAKELIALARGGTAFIPHGHFSLHLTAAGRSAAAVSADLDAAAKIATRLGGTAIAPTIPRVARAELFANLNGVLGPGGGRWAALNAKVAHSDARGLIAAFDAMITPHAAAMAECGVTYTRLASALGNHCFSFEPVFHWQDSWHPLHRAAPEPSHLIPLNEPVPNPRARALVDQLRHETVELFRELGAASNQIGRTYPFRPALSPVPEHLLTVIKRALDPSGVMNPGVLGFA; via the coding sequence GTGACTCACCGCCCGCTGATCGACGCGTTGACGGCGAAGCTCGGTGCGGACGCGATCCGCACCGACGACGACGCCTTGGCGCTCGCGGCGAGCGATATCCACGTCGTCGGCGAGCGACCGGCGGCGGTCGTCGTACCATGTGAAACGGCACAGCTGGCAGCGGCGGTCGCTACGGCGAGCGCATTGGGCTATGCGGTGCTGCCGCGCGGCGGCGGCTTGAGCTACACTGGCGGTTACGCGCCTCCGAGCCCCAAATCGGTTACGATCGATCTGCGCGGCATGAACCGCATCCTCGATATCGCCGAACGCGATTTGACGATCACCGTTCAGGCCGGCGTGACCTGGAAGCAGATCTACGACGCGCTGAAACCGCGCGGGCTGCGCCTGCCGTTCATCGGCACGTTTTCCGGGGCGGGCGCGACTATTGGAGGCGGCCTCAGCCATGGCGCGTTGTTCTTCGGCTCGGCACGATATGGTTGCGCAGCGGACAGTGTTTTGGGGATCGACGCCGTGCTCGCCGATGGCACGTTGCTTCGCACTGGTCAGCGTTCTCTCACGGTGTGCGGCAAACCGATCCTGCGCAGCTTCGGCCCCGACCTAACCGGCCTGCTGACCCATGACGGCGGCATGTTTGGCATCAAGACCGAGGCAACATTCCGCCTCATCCAGACTCCGGCCGAACAAGGTTTCGCCAGTTTCGCCTTCACCGACATTGCACAGGCCGCCGACGCATTGAGCGAAATCGCTCGCTGCGATCTGGCAGAGGAAGTCTATCTCCTGGACCCCAGCGCCGCCGGGACCATCGCTGCGGCCCCCGCAAAAATGGCGAAGACTGCGATCGCGGTGGCGCGTGGCGCGGGCGGCGCGCGCAAGGCCGCCAAGGAGTTAATCGCGCTGGCACGCGGGGGAACTGCCTTCATCCCGCACGGCCATTTTTCGCTTCACCTGACCGCCGCAGGCCGCTCAGCAGCGGCGGTCAGCGCGGATCTCGACGCCGCCGCGAAAATCGCGACGCGCTTGGGCGGGACCGCGATCGCCCCCACCATACCACGCGTCGCGCGGGCTGAGCTGTTCGCCAATCTCAACGGTGTGCTCGGCCCCGGCGGTGGTCGTTGGGCCGCGTTGAATGCAAAGGTTGCCCATTCCGACGCGCGCGGACTGATCGCCGCCTTTGACGCGATGATCACCCCCCACGCGGCCGCGATGGCCGAATGTGGCGTCACCTACACACGCCTCGCCTCCGCCCTCGGCAATCACTGCTTCAGCTTTGAGCCGGTGTTCCACTGGCAGGATAGCTGGCATCCGCTGCACCGCGCCGCGCCGGAGCCGTCGCACCTCATCCCGCTGAACGAGCCCGTCCCAAATCCGCGCGCACGGGCGCTGGTCGATCAGCTGCGCCACGAGACTGTCGAACTGTTTCGCGAGCTGGGCGCGGCATCGAACCAGATCGGACGCACCTATCCATTCCGCCCGGCGCTTTCGCCGGTTCCCGAGCATTTGCTTACCGTCATCAAGCGCGCGCTTGATCCCAGTGGCGTGATGAATCCCGGCGTGCTCGGCTTTGCCTGA
- a CDS encoding dihydrolipoamide acetyltransferase family protein: MTMELTMPALSPTMEKGTLAKWLVAEGDAVKAGDRIAEIETDKATMEYEAAEDGRIAKLVVPEGTDDVAVGSVIALLAGANETVLELVTADATLAAHPAGSSPPPPAPASISEPLASSPAPKRPLAADRFKASPLAIRIANAKGIDLSSVTGTGPHGRIVRADLGTTSPLPTAAAGPVIAPPPAGVPVESLKLNSMRKTIARRLTESKTSVPHFYLTARCNLDALLRSRQQLNEALKDAGIKISVNDMLIKALALALKEVPDANVQFGGDVLYRFGRVDVSMAVAIGGGLVTPVLRDVGALSLSAIATQSKALAAKAREGKLVPEDYEGGTVSLSNLGMFGIDEMVPVINPPQALILGAAAGIEQPWAVGGEIRLATVMAATASFDHRAIDGAVAAEFMQVFRGLVETPLRLLA, from the coding sequence ATGACGATGGAACTGACGATGCCGGCGCTGTCGCCGACGATGGAAAAGGGCACGCTCGCCAAATGGCTCGTCGCCGAAGGCGATGCCGTGAAGGCAGGCGATCGAATCGCTGAGATCGAGACCGACAAGGCGACGATGGAATATGAGGCCGCCGAAGATGGTCGCATCGCGAAGCTCGTAGTCCCCGAGGGCACGGACGATGTCGCGGTCGGCTCGGTTATCGCACTCTTGGCTGGGGCTAACGAGACTGTCCTCGAACTTGTGACGGCGGACGCAACCCTTGCGGCTCACCCAGCCGGGAGTTCGCCCCCACCTCCGGCACCCGCATCGATTTCCGAACCGCTCGCCTCGTCGCCCGCGCCGAAACGCCCGTTGGCCGCCGACCGATTCAAAGCGAGCCCACTCGCAATCCGCATCGCCAACGCGAAGGGAATAGATCTTTCCTCGGTTACCGGGACCGGCCCCCATGGGCGCATCGTCCGCGCGGACCTCGGAACTACATCGCCGCTTCCCACGGCTGCAGCGGGCCCCGTGATCGCACCTCCTCCGGCGGGCGTTCCGGTCGAATCCTTGAAGCTGAATTCAATGCGCAAAACGATCGCGCGCCGGCTCACCGAGAGCAAGACGAGCGTTCCTCACTTCTATCTGACCGCACGCTGCAATCTGGACGCGCTGCTGCGGAGCCGGCAGCAGCTCAACGAAGCGCTTAAGGACGCCGGGATCAAAATCTCGGTCAACGACATGTTGATTAAAGCGCTCGCCCTCGCGCTCAAGGAGGTGCCCGACGCCAATGTTCAGTTCGGCGGCGACGTGCTCTACCGCTTTGGCCGTGTCGACGTGTCGATGGCGGTCGCGATCGGCGGCGGACTGGTCACTCCGGTGTTGCGCGATGTCGGTGCACTCTCGCTTTCGGCGATCGCGACCCAAAGTAAAGCGCTTGCGGCAAAGGCCCGCGAGGGCAAACTCGTCCCCGAGGATTATGAAGGCGGAACCGTATCGCTTTCCAACCTTGGCATGTTCGGGATCGACGAAATGGTCCCCGTGATCAATCCTCCGCAAGCGCTGATCCTTGGAGCCGCTGCGGGGATCGAGCAGCCATGGGCAGTCGGCGGCGAGATTCGGCTAGCGACTGTCATGGCCGCGACGGCCAGCTTCGATCATCGCGCAATCGACGGGGCCGTCGCGGCCGAATTTATGCAGGTATTTCGCGGCCTGGTCGAAACACCGCTCCGCTTATTGGCATAA
- a CDS encoding DoxX family protein: protein MNWSSWSPRVLSLLRLIAALLFMQHGLMKLFHFPGPQPGVPSPLPSLLFAAALLEVAGGALLALGLFTRPIAFVVSGEMAFAYFIGHFSSGFWPGLNGGDLAILFCFVFLYLSCAGGGAWSLDALRRPEPTNR from the coding sequence ATGAACTGGTCGAGCTGGTCACCACGCGTTCTCAGTCTGCTCCGCCTGATTGCAGCGCTTCTCTTCATGCAGCATGGATTGATGAAGCTCTTTCATTTCCCCGGGCCACAGCCGGGAGTTCCAAGCCCACTGCCTTCGCTCCTTTTTGCGGCGGCGCTTCTCGAGGTCGCTGGCGGCGCGTTGCTCGCGTTGGGCCTGTTTACCCGCCCGATCGCTTTTGTGGTTTCGGGTGAAATGGCTTTCGCTTATTTTATCGGCCATTTCTCAAGCGGTTTCTGGCCGGGCCTGAACGGCGGTGATCTGGCGATCCTGTTCTGCTTCGTTTTCCTTTATCTATCCTGCGCCGGCGGCGGGGCGTGGAGCCTCGACGCGCTCCGACGACCGGAACCGACAAATAGATAG